Genomic DNA from Nonomuraea rubra:
TGCCGCCCGTCCACGACCGGTTGCCTACGGTCAGCGTCTCCACGGTCATGATCTCTCCTGCCACGAGGTGACCGGCCATGATGCCGCTCCTTCGGACGTCGGTCTGTCATCTCCACCGTCCCGGCAACCGGGTCCCGGCGCCCGGGGACGAAGTCCCGAGATCGGCGCCGTTGGTCCTCGGCAAGTTGTGTTCACCAGGAGGTGTGCAGGGTCGCCGGCGCCCAGTGCCGTACCACCCGAGGCCAGAGGAGCTTGGTCCTCACCAAGCACATCCGCATCCAGCGGCGGCACGCCGAGGGAACGCCCCTGCCATCGCGCGGTCCGCCGCGGAGTGACGGTGATCGCGGACCAGGTCATGAGGTGGGGCTACGGGCAACGCCGCAGGTCCCCACTGGTGGTCACCAGCGGGGGCGGCGGTGCTCGGTCTGGTCAGCCCTTCTTCGCCCAGTCGCCCAGCGACCACTCACGCACCTCGGGCATGTCTTCGAGGTGTTCGACGACGTACGCCTGGTGCTCGGCGAGTTTCCGCTCGCACCAGGCCATCAGGTCGCTGGCGCCGCGCGGCAGCCGCCTGGCGTTGTTGATGGCGTCCATGACCAGGTGGTAGCGGGAGGCGCGGTTGCGGACCGTCATGTCGAAGGGCGTGGTGGTGGTGCCCTCCTCGATGAAGCCGCGCACCCGGAACCGGTCGGCGTCCGGGCGGCCGTGCACGAGCTGGTGGATGGCGCCCGGGTAGCCGTGGAAGGCGAACACCACATCGACGGTGTCGGTGAACAGCTCGGTGAACAGGGTGCCGCTCATGCCGTGCGGGTGGTCCTTCGGGCGCGGCAGCGTCATCAGGTCGACCACGTTGACCACGCGGACCTTGAAGCCGGGCAGCCGTTCCTTGAGGATCTGCGCCGCCGCGACCGTCTCCATCGTCACCACGTCGCCGGCGCAGGCGAGCACGATGTCGGGGTCGCTGGTGCCGTCGTCGGTGCCGGCCCAGTCCCAGATCCCGGCCCCGCGGGCGCAGTGCTCGATGGCCTGGTCGATGTTCAGCCACTGCAGCTGCGGCTGCTTGTCGATGACGATGAGGTTGATGTACGACCGCGACCTCAGGCAGTGGTCGGCCACCGACAGCAGGCAGTTGGCGTCCGGCGGCAGGTAGACGCGGGCGACGTCGCCGCGCTGGGTCAGCACGACCTGGATCAGGCCGGGCCCTTGGTGGGAGAAGCCGTTGTGGTCGTTGCGCCAGGCGGTCGAGGTCAGCAGCACGTTGAGGCTGGGCACCTTGGCCCGCCACGGCAGCCGGCTCGCCTCCTGCAGCCACTTGCCGTGCTGCACCGTCTGGGAGGCGCTGACCATCGCGAACGCCTCGTAGGTGGCGAACATGCCGTGCCGTCCGGTCAGCGTGTAGCCCTCCAGCCAGCCGTGGCAGTTGTGCTCCGACAGCACCTCCATGACCCGCCCGTTCCGGCTGATCGCCACGTCCTCGGCCGTCACGCGTTCGGCGAAGGCGCGGTCGGACACCTCGAACACGGCGCCGAGCCGGTTGCTGTTGGTCTCGTCCGGGCAGAACAGGCGGAAGGTGTCGGGGTTGTCGCGGTACACGTCGCGCAGTAGCTCGCCGAGCCGGCGGGTCGACTCCGCGCGCAGTTGCGCCGGACGCGGCACCTCGACGGCGTAACCGCGGAAGTCGGGCAGGGCAAGATCCCGCGTCAGCAGGCCGCCGTTGGCGTGCGGGCTGGCGCTCATCCGCAGCTCCCCCTCCGGCGCCAGGCCGCGCACCAGCTCGGTCGGCGCACCGGTGGCGTCGAACAACTCCTCCGGCCGGTACGAGCGCAGCCAGCTCTCCAGGATCGCCAGGTGCTCCGGATTGTCGCGCACCCCGGACAGCGGCACCTGGTGCGAGCGCCACGTACCCTCCATCTGCACGCCGTCCACCTTGTCCGGGCCGGTCCACCCCTTGGGCGAGCGCAGCACGATCAGCGGCCACCGCGGCCGGGTCCCGTCCCACCCGCCGGTACGGGCCAGATGCTGGATGGTGCGGATCTTGCTCCAGGCCTCGGCCAGCGTCGCCGCGAAGCGGTGATGCATGCCCGGCAGGTCCGAGCCCTCCACCTCCAGCACCTCGTAGCCGTGGCCCTCCAGCAGCCGGCGCACCTCGTCAGGATCCTTGCGGGACAACACCGTGGGGCCGGCGATCTTCGCGCCGTTGAGGTGCAGGATCGGCAGCACGGCGCCGTCACGCTCGGGGTTGAGGAACGACAGGCCCTTCCACGACCCTTCCAGCGGCCCCGTCTCGGCCTCGCCGTCGCCCACCACCGCCACCGCCAGCAGGTCGGGGTTGTCCATGACGGCGCCGAAGGCGTGCACCAGCACGTACCCCAGCTCGCCGCCCTCGTGGATCGAGCCCGGCGTGGTCACCGAGACGTGGCTGGGAATGCCGCCCGGGCTGGAGAACTGCCGGAACAGCCGCAACATCCCGGCCTCGTCCTGGCTGACGTTCGGGTAGATCTCGCTGTAGGTGCCCTCCAGGTATCCGGCAGCCACCAGCGCCGGCCCGCCGTGCCCCGGCCCGGCGAGGTAGATCGCCTGCTGCGCGGTGTGCCGGATGAGCCGGGAGACGTGCGCGTAGATCAACGACAGGCCGGGGCTGGTTCCCCAGTGGCCCAGCAGCCGCGGCTTGATGTGCCGTGGCGCCAGCGGCTCGCGCAGCAGCGGATTGCCCTGCAGGTAAATCTGCCCGATCGTGAGGTAATTGTTGGCCCGCCACCAGGCGTCCAGTTGTTCGACCTCCCCGGCCTTCGGGGAGGCCAGTCTCTCCAGCATGTCTTCATCGACGGCCTTGCGGACCTGCTCATCCGAAACTGCGGTCATGAGGACGTTCCCTTCTCAGTGTGGGTTGCTGTAGTGCCCAAGGTGCGGCTGTTCAGTCCAGTCCCGCGGGCGGTGGGCTGACGGCACGGAGGATCGGTGGCGGCCGCACGCGAGGGGCCGGGCCCGCCGACGCCCGCAAGGATCATGGCCTCCTCTGTCACCACACCATCCGACCTCAGCCGAGGCCCCGGGAACAGGGCCAGAAGTCCCCACGACCGCAGGTCCAAGGGCCACCCGCTTGAGGGGAGCGTGTCGTCGATGGCGAAGGGACAAAGGCCCTGTCTGATATGGCGGGCGGCTGGGTAGCGTCACCCGAGGCGGCTCACACCTGGCTGCCGGCAATGTCATCACCGTGGAGGAGACGATCATGACCCACCCGGGCGATTTCGGGCGTCGCATCACCCATCACCGCACGAGGTTGAACCTGACGCTGGAAGAGGTGGCCGACCGCGCGGACATGTCGGCCGGATACGTGCAGTACCTGGAAGACCATCTGGGCACCCCCGACAGGGGCACGGTGACCCGGCTGGCCAAGGCGCTGGAGACCACGGTGGAGGATCTGCTGGGCGGAGGGTACGAGCGTCCGCCCGGCCCGGGAACCGCCGCGGAGAGCCCCGTGCTGGAGGTGCTGGAGCCCGCGGAGTGCCTGCGCCTGATCGCGCCGGGCGGCATCGGCCGGGTGGCGTTCAACGGCTCACACGGCCCGACGGTACTGCCCGTCAACTACAGGGTGCACGACGGTGCGATCGTCTTCCGCACCACCCACGGCGGCCCCATGGACCAGGACCTGCGAACAGGCGTGGAAGGCGTGGAGATCAAGATCGGCTTCCAGGTGGACCGGATCGACGAGCCGCGGCGCGAAGGCTGGAGCGTGCTCGTCCAGGGTCCCGCCCACCATGTGCCCGATGACGAAGTGGCCACGGTGAGCGGCGCCGGCGTCACCCCATGGGCGGGCGGCCAGCGGCACCTGTACATCCGCATCGTGCCCCACCAGATCACCGGCCGCCGCATCCACGGCCTCTGACCGCGCGACGTTGCGGTCCCCGGCCGCGAGCTCACCCGGCCGTACGACGGCGACCTTGGCCCCGAACGCGCCCCCTCCCCCGGCCACACGCCGGTACGTGGCGAGCGTCCGCAGCGCCTCCGGCCCGGCTTTGCCGCCGGTGACCGGGTCGACCATCGTGACGGCATAGCGGATCGCCTGCTTGGCGTAGCCGAGATCGCCGGTGCCGATGGCGATGCGCTGGGCGCGGTCCTCCAGATACAACTCGTTCCAGCCGTCGATCACGATGTTCGGGCGGAAGCGCTCCACGGGCAACGCCACGTCCAGGCGCCGGTTCAGCTCGTCAAGAAGGTCTGGGAGACGGCGAGGACCGCACTGCTGTGGGCGTACGCGGAGGTACCCGGCAGCAGGCCTTCGGTCACCCGATCATGTTCCAGCGGCACCCGGACCAACCGGCACGGGCCGCCCAGCAGCGCCAAGAGCCACCTCGCAGCCTCCTCACCCCTGGTCGATGCCGTGGTACGGCTCCTCGAACAGCCGCGCAGGACCGGTCGCCGCCAGCTTCGC
This window encodes:
- a CDS encoding phosphoketolase family protein; this translates as MLERLASPKAGEVEQLDAWWRANNYLTIGQIYLQGNPLLREPLAPRHIKPRLLGHWGTSPGLSLIYAHVSRLIRHTAQQAIYLAGPGHGGPALVAAGYLEGTYSEIYPNVSQDEAGMLRLFRQFSSPGGIPSHVSVTTPGSIHEGGELGYVLVHAFGAVMDNPDLLAVAVVGDGEAETGPLEGSWKGLSFLNPERDGAVLPILHLNGAKIAGPTVLSRKDPDEVRRLLEGHGYEVLEVEGSDLPGMHHRFAATLAEAWSKIRTIQHLARTGGWDGTRPRWPLIVLRSPKGWTGPDKVDGVQMEGTWRSHQVPLSGVRDNPEHLAILESWLRSYRPEELFDATGAPTELVRGLAPEGELRMSASPHANGGLLTRDLALPDFRGYAVEVPRPAQLRAESTRRLGELLRDVYRDNPDTFRLFCPDETNSNRLGAVFEVSDRAFAERVTAEDVAISRNGRVMEVLSEHNCHGWLEGYTLTGRHGMFATYEAFAMVSASQTVQHGKWLQEASRLPWRAKVPSLNVLLTSTAWRNDHNGFSHQGPGLIQVVLTQRGDVARVYLPPDANCLLSVADHCLRSRSYINLIVIDKQPQLQWLNIDQAIEHCARGAGIWDWAGTDDGTSDPDIVLACAGDVVTMETVAAAQILKERLPGFKVRVVNVVDLMTLPRPKDHPHGMSGTLFTELFTDTVDVVFAFHGYPGAIHQLVHGRPDADRFRVRGFIEEGTTTTPFDMTVRNRASRYHLVMDAINNARRLPRGASDLMAWCERKLAEHQAYVVEHLEDMPEVREWSLGDWAKKG
- a CDS encoding helix-turn-helix domain-containing protein, translated to MTHPGDFGRRITHHRTRLNLTLEEVADRADMSAGYVQYLEDHLGTPDRGTVTRLAKALETTVEDLLGGGYERPPGPGTAAESPVLEVLEPAECLRLIAPGGIGRVAFNGSHGPTVLPVNYRVHDGAIVFRTTHGGPMDQDLRTGVEGVEIKIGFQVDRIDEPRREGWSVLVQGPAHHVPDDEVATVSGAGVTPWAGGQRHLYIRIVPHQITGRRIHGL